A single genomic interval of Chryseobacterium paludis harbors:
- a CDS encoding serine hydrolase, translating into MRRTVSTYIFCLVPLFIFSFISGQRKDVVTFFKELHADQQFNGNVLIADKNGIVYQQSLGFANLTTQLPLSSDSKFPIASISKTFTSTAILQLKQKGKLKLSDPVQKYLADFPYKEVTIKHLLSNTSGLVDYYHLFDSVMEQNPDKIITNSDIIPTLIQYKVPLSFAPGEKWEYNNVNFCIAALIVEKVSGIPYSKYLQENIFKPAGMKNSIQPFDRSVLQEGEVERYSFRNLYTTKLENVHSMPENFKISEHSNFYGNGGIVSTAEDLYLFDQSLYSGVLLGQEELNEAFTRVKLNDGKTAVYKLDEKEVGYGLGWEIYLDESNGKIVFHDGSITGLTSILVRNISQKQSVILLENNGSNAVFSASNAMIALLNQKQYDPVRQAFSRIYGSTLVDKGVKEANQLLNKYNKNPQKYRVTERELIRMGYELARQKKLASALHVFKTTTQIFPESWNAFDSYGETLLLNNEKDEAIKMYKKSIELNPKNENGKKVLKGLGEI; encoded by the coding sequence ATGAGAAGAACAGTCTCTACTTACATTTTTTGCTTGGTACCATTATTTATATTTTCTTTTATCTCTGGTCAAAGAAAGGATGTTGTCACATTTTTTAAAGAATTACACGCTGACCAACAATTTAATGGCAATGTATTAATTGCTGATAAAAACGGTATTGTTTATCAGCAGTCGCTGGGTTTTGCTAACTTAACAACGCAACTACCTCTTTCATCAGATTCTAAATTTCCAATAGCTTCTATTTCTAAAACCTTTACATCAACGGCTATATTGCAGCTTAAACAAAAAGGAAAGCTTAAACTTAGTGATCCTGTCCAGAAATATCTTGCCGATTTTCCATATAAAGAGGTTACTATAAAGCATCTGCTCAGTAATACTTCAGGTTTGGTAGATTATTATCACCTCTTTGATTCTGTAATGGAACAGAATCCTGATAAGATTATAACCAATAGTGATATTATTCCGACATTGATTCAGTATAAAGTTCCACTTAGCTTTGCTCCCGGAGAAAAATGGGAATATAACAACGTGAATTTCTGCATTGCGGCACTGATTGTTGAGAAAGTTTCAGGAATACCATATTCCAAATATTTACAGGAAAATATCTTTAAACCAGCTGGGATGAAAAACAGTATACAGCCCTTTGATAGAAGTGTTTTACAGGAAGGAGAGGTTGAGCGTTATAGTTTTAGAAATCTTTATACAACAAAGCTTGAGAATGTTCACAGCATGCCGGAAAATTTCAAAATAAGTGAGCATAGCAATTTTTATGGGAATGGAGGAATAGTAAGCACAGCGGAAGATCTTTATCTTTTTGACCAGAGTCTTTACAGTGGTGTGTTGCTGGGACAAGAGGAACTCAATGAAGCATTTACCCGGGTAAAACTTAATGATGGAAAAACAGCAGTATATAAACTTGATGAAAAAGAAGTAGGATATGGATTGGGATGGGAGATATATTTGGATGAAAGTAATGGAAAAATTGTTTTTCATGATGGGTCTATAACGGGTCTTACAAGTATATTAGTGAGAAATATTTCTCAAAAACAGTCCGTTATTCTACTGGAAAATAATGGAAGCAATGCTGTTTTTTCTGCATCAAATGCCATGATAGCATTATTGAATCAGAAACAATATGATCCGGTTCGACAGGCTTTTTCAAGGATATACGGAAGTACACTTGTAGATAAAGGAGTAAAAGAAGCCAATCAACTGTTGAACAAATACAATAAAAACCCTCAAAAATATAGGGTCACCGAAAGAGAATTGATTCGAATGGGTTATGAACTTGCCCGACAGAAAAAATTAGCTTCAGCACTTCATGTTTTTAAAACCACGACTCAAATATTCCCGGAAAGTTGGAATGCATTTGATAGTTATGGAGAAACTTTATTACTAAATAACGAAAAGGATGAGGCGATAAAAATGTACAAAAAATCAATAGAACTCAATCCTAAAAATGAAAATGGGAAAAAAGTTTTGAAGGGATTGGGTGAAATTTGA
- a CDS encoding Crp/Fnr family transcriptional regulator — MEKLRSSLSFGGILSQESIDHVSLLFKKNELKANEHFQQIDGVSNKIGFVENGIIRGYSIGKNDTEVTKYFVRESQFFVDLESYYASLPSKDAFQAVTDSTIYSIQKSVIEKLSEDLPNFYIYLKSITEAQLLNKLKDNDFLNYGDAKTKYLEFISRYPILALQVPQQYIASYLKITPQSLSRIRNIISKKSK, encoded by the coding sequence ATGGAAAAGTTAAGATCATCTTTAAGTTTTGGAGGTATTTTATCACAAGAGAGCATAGATCATGTCTCATTGTTATTCAAAAAAAATGAACTCAAAGCTAATGAGCATTTTCAACAGATTGATGGAGTTTCAAATAAAATTGGGTTTGTAGAAAATGGGATAATAAGGGGTTATTCTATTGGTAAAAATGATACAGAGGTTACAAAATACTTTGTTCGTGAGAGTCAATTCTTTGTTGATCTGGAGAGTTATTATGCATCATTACCAAGCAAGGATGCTTTTCAGGCGGTTACAGACTCAACAATTTATTCGATCCAAAAATCGGTTATTGAAAAACTGAGTGAAGATCTTCCCAACTTTTATATTTACCTGAAAAGTATAACCGAAGCGCAACTTTTAAACAAATTAAAAGACAATGATTTTTTAAATTATGGTGATGCTAAAACGAAATATCTTGAATTTATTAGCCGTTATCCAATTTTAGCATTACAAGTACCACAACAATATATTGCTTCTTATTTAAAAATAACACCACAGTCTTTAAGTAGGATTAGAAATATAATTTCGAAAAAAAGCAAGTGA
- a CDS encoding TonB-dependent receptor codes for MYQKLTPKQKALTINLDPTIYGTFAEIGAGQETVRHFFRAGGASGTIAKAMSAYDKDFSDAIYGKEAKNRYVTQNRLRKMLRYEVALIEERISRENSPNRKFFSYANTVTTINFDKTLKGHGWVGIRFQVKENEDYNEIVIHVKFKENDATLQQETLGNLGVNLIFGAFTYYDNPRTLIESLYDDVATDNLEIDMIDFSGPAFDYVDNRLMSLQLVKNNMTDAVIFNSQGNNMLPADILYKKNIFAVRGSFRPVTKVNIDMLQNGIDMFMKDAACTQEQTEILIEITISNLRADGDIDERDFMDRVDILGKLGYTVIVSNFSEYYRLIDYFASYTTGNIGVAMGVNNLLMVFDEKYYKNLSGGILEAFGKFFRNGMRVYLYPYKDPETHELLDASTLKVEENLKELYKYFKLNNRIVDIKNYNPEFLEIYSREILRKIACNIKGWETQVPEGVAEMIKERGMFGYKEEFSLKQLS; via the coding sequence ATGTATCAGAAACTAACTCCTAAACAAAAAGCATTAACAATTAATCTAGATCCTACTATTTATGGTACTTTCGCGGAAATTGGAGCAGGGCAGGAGACTGTTCGACATTTTTTTAGAGCAGGTGGGGCTTCCGGTACAATTGCTAAGGCGATGTCTGCATATGACAAAGATTTTAGTGATGCCATTTATGGGAAAGAGGCTAAAAACAGGTATGTTACTCAGAACCGACTTCGCAAAATGCTTCGATATGAAGTTGCATTGATAGAAGAAAGGATTTCCAGAGAAAACAGTCCAAACAGAAAGTTCTTTTCCTATGCTAATACGGTAACTACCATTAATTTTGATAAGACCCTTAAAGGGCACGGTTGGGTAGGAATCCGTTTTCAGGTAAAAGAAAATGAGGACTATAACGAAATTGTTATCCACGTAAAATTCAAAGAGAATGATGCTACTTTACAGCAGGAAACTCTTGGAAATTTAGGGGTAAATCTTATTTTCGGAGCCTTTACTTATTATGACAATCCACGAACATTAATTGAGTCTTTATATGATGATGTAGCGACTGACAATCTTGAAATTGATATGATCGATTTCAGTGGTCCTGCCTTCGACTATGTGGATAACAGATTGATGTCTTTACAACTGGTGAAAAATAACATGACTGATGCTGTTATTTTCAATAGCCAGGGTAATAATATGTTACCGGCAGATATTCTTTACAAAAAAAATATTTTTGCGGTAAGGGGAAGTTTCAGACCGGTAACCAAAGTAAATATTGACATGCTGCAAAATGGTATAGATATGTTTATGAAAGATGCTGCTTGTACCCAGGAACAAACCGAAATTTTAATTGAAATTACAATTTCCAACCTTCGGGCTGATGGTGATATCGATGAAAGGGATTTTATGGATAGGGTGGATATCTTAGGGAAATTAGGATATACGGTAATTGTTTCGAACTTCTCAGAATATTATCGATTGATCGATTATTTTGCTTCCTATACTACCGGAAATATTGGAGTGGCAATGGGAGTAAATAATCTGTTGATGGTGTTTGATGAGAAATACTATAAAAACCTGTCAGGTGGAATTCTCGAAGCCTTTGGTAAGTTTTTCCGTAACGGAATGAGAGTGTATCTTTATCCATATAAAGATCCGGAAACACACGAATTACTGGATGCTTCTACGCTTAAGGTAGAAGAAAATTTGAAAGAGCTTTACAAATACTTCAAATTGAACAATCGTATCGTAGACATTAAAAATTATAATCCGGAGTTCCTGGAAATTTATTCCAGAGAAATATTAAGAAAAATTGCTTGTAATATCAAAGGCTGGGAAACTCAGGTTCCTGAAGGTGTTGCGGAAATGATTAAAGAACGTGGGATGTTCGGATATAAAGAAGAATTTTCATTAAAACAACTCTCTTAA
- a CDS encoding membrane lipoprotein lipid attachment site-containing protein: MKKIILFLLMTFVLTACGNDCYNAPLPIIFEFVDVDNVNLITNGTLNNFSVKDENQVVIQASKTDDDKIILENVGEYNGTKNYTFYSSVKTFNFSIQSSEFKGGCDGFQINKLTFTGVGFDVKEEKGYYKIILQ, from the coding sequence ATGAAAAAAATAATACTATTTCTTTTAATGACTTTTGTTTTGACAGCCTGTGGAAACGATTGTTATAATGCTCCTTTGCCTATCATTTTTGAATTCGTTGATGTTGATAATGTAAACCTAATTACCAACGGAACTCTTAATAACTTTTCAGTCAAAGACGAAAATCAAGTTGTGATACAGGCTTCCAAAACAGATGATGACAAGATTATTTTAGAGAATGTAGGTGAATATAATGGCACAAAAAATTACACATTCTATTCTTCAGTCAAAACTTTTAATTTTTCAATACAGTCGTCCGAATTCAAAGGAGGCTGTGATGGGTTCCAAATAAACAAACTGACATTTACGGGAGTAGGTTTTGATGTTAAAGAAGAAAAAGGATACTATAAAATTATACTGCAATAA
- a CDS encoding SDR family oxidoreductase → MNNKRVLLTGVSGFLGLHTAIQLLEKGYTVIGTLRNLERAGAIKAIIEKHTSNAQNISFVEADLKSTDVWFQLTENIDFIQHIASPFPRVLPKKEEELIEPAKSGTLNILKAASANGVKRVVITSSLASVMYGKTKNELASTLNENHWTDENNKKDTTPYIRSKTIAEKSAWKFIQKDRSGLELTTVLPGAILGPVLEDDFGTSANIVIKLMDGSTPALPKIGFDIVDVRSVADLLIRAMELPQAKNQRYIASSGYLTFKDIAAILKLHNPDRKIPSKELPDIFVKLLSNFDTALKPILIDLRIKRKIDTSKAINELQWKPLSLEEAVLSCAKSISELGIIK, encoded by the coding sequence ATGAACAATAAAAGAGTTTTATTAACAGGGGTGTCTGGCTTTTTAGGTCTACACACAGCAATCCAGCTTTTGGAAAAAGGATATACAGTTATCGGGACATTACGAAACCTCGAAAGGGCAGGTGCCATTAAAGCAATCATTGAAAAACATACCTCAAATGCTCAAAATATTTCTTTTGTTGAAGCAGATTTGAAATCGACAGATGTTTGGTTTCAATTGACAGAAAATATTGATTTTATTCAACATATTGCATCACCATTTCCTCGTGTTTTACCTAAAAAAGAAGAAGAACTCATAGAACCTGCAAAATCAGGTACTTTAAATATACTAAAAGCGGCATCAGCAAATGGTGTAAAGCGTGTGGTGATAACTTCGTCCCTAGCATCAGTAATGTATGGCAAAACAAAAAATGAACTTGCTTCAACATTAAATGAAAACCACTGGACCGATGAAAATAATAAAAAAGATACAACACCTTATATCAGAAGTAAGACAATTGCAGAAAAGTCAGCATGGAAATTTATTCAAAAAGATAGATCTGGTTTAGAATTAACTACTGTTTTACCAGGAGCTATATTAGGACCTGTATTAGAAGATGATTTCGGTACTTCTGCAAATATAGTGATCAAATTAATGGATGGAAGCACACCAGCATTACCTAAAATAGGATTTGATATCGTTGATGTTCGTTCTGTTGCAGACTTATTAATAAGGGCTATGGAATTGCCACAGGCAAAGAATCAGAGATATATAGCTTCATCAGGATATTTGACTTTTAAAGATATTGCAGCAATACTAAAATTACATAATCCAGACAGGAAAATACCATCTAAAGAGCTTCCAGATATATTTGTAAAATTACTTTCTAATTTTGATACCGCTTTAAAGCCAATTTTAATAGATTTGAGAATAAAAAGGAAAATAGATACTTCAAAAGCAATAAATGAACTACAGTGGAAACCATTATCTTTAGAAGAAGCTGTTTTATCCTGTGCAAAAAGTATCAGTGAATTGGGAATTATAAAATAA
- a CDS encoding GAF domain-containing protein, whose protein sequence is MSELKKRLSSILESPKHNTEEKLQKVCHLLDQEISYFNWTGFYFKNGDKEELILGPYVGAETDHTIIPFGKGICGQVAVSNETYVVPDVKQESNYLSCSIDTKAEIVVPIFKNGENVGQIDIDSHKIDPFTDEDRELLEWLCKEVSKIL, encoded by the coding sequence ATGTCAGAATTAAAGAAAAGGCTTTCTTCTATTCTTGAAAGCCCAAAACATAATACAGAAGAAAAACTTCAGAAAGTTTGTCACCTGCTGGATCAGGAAATTTCCTATTTCAATTGGACGGGTTTCTATTTTAAAAATGGAGATAAGGAGGAATTGATTTTAGGTCCTTATGTAGGAGCTGAGACGGATCATACTATTATTCCATTTGGAAAAGGTATTTGTGGTCAGGTTGCAGTTTCTAATGAAACCTATGTAGTCCCTGATGTTAAGCAGGAAAGTAATTATTTGAGCTGTTCAATTGATACCAAGGCAGAAATCGTAGTTCCGATTTTTAAAAATGGAGAAAATGTTGGACAGATCGATATCGATTCTCATAAAATAGATCCTTTTACGGATGAAGACCGTGAATTATTAGAATGGCTTTGTAAAGAAGTTTCCAAAATTTTATAA
- a CDS encoding SDR family NAD(P)-dependent oxidoreductase: MSKLENKVAIVTGASKGIGAAIAKHFAAAGAKVVVNYASSKEGADKVVKAITNNGGIAIAVQADVSNEADVIRLFKETENAFGTLDILVNNAVSQGYAPIEEISVKDFHQSFNVNVLGTVLTIQAALKLFGDKGGNIINISSGASKYPLPNASLYSSTKAAIDAFTIALSKELGGKNIRINSILPGATETEGATSAGVTAGSEYEKMFIEKTPLGRRGQPADIAKAAVFLASDDAAWITGEQISVSGGMYGF; encoded by the coding sequence ATGAGTAAATTAGAAAACAAGGTAGCGATAGTTACCGGTGCTTCCAAAGGAATTGGTGCAGCTATTGCCAAACATTTTGCAGCAGCAGGTGCAAAGGTTGTTGTAAATTATGCCTCCAGCAAAGAAGGAGCAGACAAAGTCGTTAAAGCAATAACAAATAATGGTGGAATAGCCATTGCAGTACAAGCAGATGTATCGAACGAAGCAGATGTGATCAGGTTGTTTAAAGAAACCGAGAATGCTTTCGGCACCCTGGATATTTTAGTCAATAATGCGGTATCTCAGGGATATGCACCTATTGAAGAAATTTCGGTAAAGGATTTCCACCAAAGTTTCAACGTCAATGTGTTAGGAACTGTATTGACTATCCAGGCAGCTCTGAAACTTTTTGGAGATAAGGGCGGAAACATCATCAATATTAGTTCGGGTGCAAGTAAATACCCACTTCCAAATGCATCATTATACTCTTCAACCAAGGCCGCAATAGATGCGTTCACCATTGCATTATCTAAAGAACTGGGTGGAAAAAATATCCGTATCAATTCTATTTTGCCCGGCGCTACGGAAACAGAAGGTGCAACCAGTGCAGGCGTTACCGCCGGCAGTGAGTATGAAAAAATGTTTATCGAAAAAACACCACTTGGCCGCAGAGGACAGCCTGCAGATATTGCAAAAGCTGCGGTATTCCTGGCTTCAGATGATGCAGCCTGGATTACGGGTGAGCAAATTTCCGTTTCGGGTGGTATGTATGGTTTTTAA
- a CDS encoding ABC transporter substrate-binding protein produces the protein MKVISLVPSITEALFDLGLTENEIIGRTKFCIHPQEKVKNVPIIGGTKNLNIEKIKSLKPDLILANKEENIKEQVEALMEDFKVIVTNVETIEDNYYLLKNLGNIFHQEEKAKAYNLKIYEVLNLAKINSKIKVAYLIWKNPYMTIGSDTFIHRILTEIGFENSFQDRTRYPEITVEDLAETDIIMLSSEPFPFKEKHIAELKEYYPDKKMMIVDGEAFSWYGTHIAKCEDYFKELIAEIDSDSK, from the coding sequence ATGAAAGTTATTTCTCTGGTACCCTCTATAACGGAGGCATTATTTGATTTAGGGTTAACTGAAAATGAGATTATTGGAAGAACAAAATTTTGTATTCATCCCCAGGAAAAAGTAAAAAATGTTCCCATTATCGGTGGAACAAAAAACCTGAATATTGAAAAGATTAAAAGCTTAAAACCAGATCTTATTCTTGCCAATAAAGAAGAGAATATTAAAGAACAGGTTGAAGCTCTGATGGAAGATTTTAAAGTTATAGTGACAAATGTTGAAACCATAGAAGACAACTATTATCTATTAAAAAACTTAGGAAACATTTTCCATCAAGAGGAAAAAGCGAAAGCATATAATCTGAAGATCTATGAGGTATTAAATCTTGCAAAAATCAACTCAAAAATCAAAGTAGCCTATCTTATTTGGAAAAACCCTTATATGACAATAGGTTCAGACACTTTCATTCACCGGATTTTAACGGAAATAGGATTTGAAAACAGTTTCCAGGACAGAACCCGATATCCGGAAATTACGGTCGAAGATCTTGCTGAAACCGATATCATTATGCTTTCTTCTGAACCCTTTCCATTTAAAGAAAAACATATTGCAGAGTTAAAAGAATATTATCCCGATAAAAAAATGATGATTGTTGATGGGGAAGCATTTTCCTGGTATGGAACACACATTGCAAAATGTGAAGATTATTTTAAAGAATTGATTGCTGAGATAGATTCAGATTCTAAATAA
- a CDS encoding Crp/Fnr family transcriptional regulator, with protein sequence MSNFETFFDYIQEISGKLLSEDDKQLLTVHFKPKKLRKRQYFLQEGDVCKYIGFIVKGSARTFTVDEKGHENILKLSIENWWLTDFESFYLLTPSRFNIEALEELEILQSTNAEIEEFLKHIPAFSAMSNVISQNNTIAAQKRMLAINYSAEERYEEFVKNYPYFLQRFPQNMIASYLGLTSETLSRIKKNALK encoded by the coding sequence ATGTCCAATTTTGAAACGTTTTTTGATTACATTCAAGAAATATCAGGAAAATTGCTATCAGAAGATGATAAGCAATTATTGACAGTACATTTCAAACCCAAAAAACTTCGAAAACGACAATATTTTTTACAGGAAGGAGACGTTTGCAAATATATTGGATTTATTGTAAAGGGCTCCGCCAGAACCTTTACAGTAGATGAGAAAGGACATGAAAATATACTAAAATTGTCTATAGAAAATTGGTGGCTGACAGATTTTGAAAGCTTTTACCTTCTAACACCAAGCCGCTTTAATATTGAAGCGTTGGAGGAACTTGAGATCCTACAATCAACAAACGCGGAAATTGAAGAATTTCTCAAGCATATCCCTGCTTTTTCTGCGATGTCGAACGTGATTAGCCAAAACAATACTATTGCAGCTCAGAAAAGGATGCTGGCTATTAACTATTCAGCTGAAGAGCGCTATGAGGAATTCGTCAAAAATTATCCTTATTTTCTTCAGCGGTTTCCGCAAAACATGATCGCTTCTTATCTTGGATTAACATCTGAAACTCTGAGCAGGATAAAGAAAAACGCTTTAAAATAG
- a CDS encoding MBL fold metallo-hydrolase: MKLKFLGTGTSQGVPVIGCTCEVCTSDNPKDNRLRSSVMISTEENRKILIDCGPDFRQQMLANHENTVDIALITHEHNDHIIGLDDMRPLIFKSGENMPIYCNKRVGNEIRERFPYAFADVRYPGAPAFDLHEIENKSFHILDAEITPIEVMHHQIAIFGYKFKKLAYITDASFISETEKEKLKDLDVLILNVIRKFDPHPAHFILPDAIQLHEELKPKQLFLTHISHHLGLHDVEDKLLPPGMHLAYDGLEIKF, from the coding sequence ATGAAGTTGAAATTTTTAGGAACTGGTACTTCTCAGGGCGTACCCGTTATTGGCTGTACTTGTGAGGTCTGTACTTCGGATAATCCAAAAGACAATCGCTTGCGATCTTCCGTAATGATCTCTACAGAAGAAAACAGAAAAATACTCATCGACTGCGGCCCGGATTTCAGGCAGCAGATGTTGGCAAACCACGAAAATACAGTAGATATCGCTCTAATTACCCATGAGCATAATGATCATATCATCGGGCTAGATGATATGCGGCCACTTATTTTCAAAAGTGGCGAAAACATGCCTATTTACTGTAATAAAAGAGTAGGAAATGAAATTAGAGAGCGCTTTCCTTATGCTTTTGCCGACGTGAGATATCCCGGCGCCCCAGCTTTTGATCTTCATGAAATTGAAAATAAATCTTTTCATATTTTAGATGCAGAGATAACTCCAATCGAGGTAATGCATCATCAAATAGCTATCTTTGGATATAAGTTCAAAAAACTGGCCTACATCACGGATGCCAGCTTTATTTCTGAAACTGAAAAAGAAAAATTAAAAGATCTTGATGTTTTAATTTTAAATGTCATCCGAAAATTTGATCCCCATCCGGCTCATTTTATTCTTCCAGATGCTATCCAGCTCCATGAAGAACTAAAACCTAAACAATTATTTCTTACTCATATAAGCCATCACCTAGGTTTGCATGATGTTGAAGATAAACTACTTCCACCCGGAATGCACCTTGCTTACGACGGTTTGGAAATAAAATTTTAA
- a CDS encoding Crp/Fnr family transcriptional regulator, whose translation MNNTLLLAIQSTIKISSDEEEIIQDLFKLKEYKKGDFFLKEGEVCKYVGFIKNGIVRYYINDDGEEKTYGFSKENEFTCNYESFVPQTPSNQIIQALEDTEIWTISYENLQKFYEEIELGERFGRIVIEQVFIQTLKDRNSFYTDSPKSRYEKFLKEHSDLQQRLSQYYIASYVGVKPQSLSRIRKRISLF comes from the coding sequence ATGAATAACACACTACTTCTAGCCATACAAAGTACAATAAAAATAAGTTCGGATGAAGAAGAAATAATTCAAGACTTATTCAAATTAAAAGAATATAAAAAAGGAGATTTCTTTCTTAAAGAAGGCGAAGTTTGTAAGTATGTGGGCTTTATCAAAAATGGTATTGTACGTTATTACATCAATGATGATGGAGAGGAAAAAACCTATGGCTTTTCAAAAGAAAATGAGTTTACCTGTAATTATGAAAGTTTTGTCCCACAAACCCCATCAAATCAGATTATTCAGGCTTTAGAAGATACTGAAATCTGGACAATTTCTTATGAAAATCTGCAGAAATTTTATGAAGAAATAGAGCTCGGGGAAAGATTTGGAAGGATTGTTATTGAGCAGGTTTTCATTCAAACATTAAAAGATAGAAACTCATTCTATACTGATTCTCCAAAATCCCGTTATGAGAAGTTTCTTAAAGAACACTCTGATTTGCAACAACGGTTATCTCAATATTACATTGCTTCTTATGTAGGTGTAAAGCCACAATCTCTAAGCCGGATCAGAAAAAGAATATCCCTTTTTTGA
- the lpxD gene encoding UDP-3-O-(3-hydroxymyristoyl)glucosamine N-acyltransferase, with protein MKSFSALEINTLLKGYIVGGTSHSVSSPEQIELAGNHQITFIGSKKYEKLWACSKASVAVVNNDISIEPGENRAFIKVNNADLAMSQILELFAPLHPQFDTDIHTTASVHPSAIIGVGVRIGAGTYIGPNVELGDNVTIYPNATILDKSTIGKNSTIWSGVVIRENCHIGKNTIIHPNATIGADGFGFRPCPERGLAKVPQIGNVIIGDWVEIGAGTCVDRGKFSSTIIGDGCKIDNLVQIGHNSILGKFCIMAGNSGLAGSVTLGNGVIIGGSASIKDHTTIGDGATIGAGSGVVGDVPAGKTYLGYPAAEARTTLKQWAFLKRLTAGKKEISELT; from the coding sequence ATGAAATCATTTTCAGCATTAGAAATTAATACGTTATTAAAAGGTTACATAGTAGGCGGTACGTCGCATTCTGTTTCCTCTCCTGAGCAAATAGAGCTCGCCGGAAATCATCAAATTACTTTTATAGGTAGTAAAAAATACGAAAAACTTTGGGCATGCAGTAAAGCATCGGTAGCTGTTGTAAATAATGATATATCTATTGAGCCCGGTGAAAACAGAGCATTTATAAAGGTTAATAATGCTGACCTTGCCATGTCGCAGATACTGGAATTGTTTGCACCCCTTCATCCACAATTCGATACAGATATTCATACTACAGCTTCGGTACACCCTTCTGCTATTATTGGTGTAGGTGTACGTATTGGTGCAGGTACATATATTGGCCCTAATGTAGAATTGGGTGACAATGTAACCATTTACCCAAATGCTACGATTTTAGACAAAAGCACTATTGGTAAAAACAGTACTATATGGAGCGGTGTTGTTATTAGAGAAAACTGTCATATTGGTAAAAACACAATAATTCATCCCAATGCAACTATTGGTGCAGATGGTTTTGGGTTTAGACCATGCCCTGAAAGGGGATTGGCAAAAGTCCCACAAATTGGTAATGTTATCATTGGGGATTGGGTAGAAATTGGTGCCGGTACTTGTGTTGACCGTGGTAAATTTAGCTCTACCATTATTGGCGATGGATGTAAGATCGATAATCTTGTGCAAATCGGTCACAACAGTATACTGGGTAAGTTTTGTATTATGGCTGGTAACAGTGGACTTGCAGGGAGTGTTACTCTGGGTAATGGTGTTATTATTGGTGGAAGCGCCTCTATTAAAGACCATACTACTATTGGCGATGGCGCCACTATAGGTGCGGGGTCTGGTGTTGTAGGCGATGTACCTGCTGGTAAAACCTATCTTGGTTATCCTGCTGCCGAAGCACGCACTACTCTAAAACAATGGGCTTTTCTTAAAAGACTTACGGCTGGAAAAAAAGAAATCAGCGAACTAACGTAA